A genome region from Mesorhizobium sp. B2-1-8 includes the following:
- a CDS encoding response regulator transcription factor: MPSGYTFVIADDHPLFRGALREALAGIGNVTAIHEAGDFESAKALAVANEDVDLVLLDLSMPGASGLSGLISLRGIHPAVPLVVVSAHDDPATIRRALDLGASGFISKSASMEEIRGAVQSVLAGDIAAPVGVDLGVERDPEISDLIKRLQALTPQQTRVLGMLAEGLLNKQIAYELGVSEATIKAHVSAILQKLGVDSRTQAVILLSKIGSDPLQPAG; encoded by the coding sequence TTGCCGTCAGGCTATACTTTCGTCATCGCCGACGACCACCCGCTGTTTCGCGGCGCCCTGCGCGAGGCGCTTGCCGGCATCGGCAATGTCACCGCCATCCACGAGGCCGGCGATTTCGAAAGCGCCAAGGCGCTGGCCGTGGCCAATGAAGACGTCGATCTCGTGCTGCTGGACCTGTCGATGCCTGGCGCCAGCGGCCTCTCCGGCCTGATCTCGTTGCGCGGCATCCATCCGGCGGTGCCGCTGGTCGTGGTGTCGGCGCATGACGATCCGGCGACCATCCGGCGCGCTCTCGATCTCGGCGCCTCCGGTTTCATCTCGAAGTCGGCCAGCATGGAAGAAATCCGCGGCGCCGTGCAGTCGGTGCTTGCCGGCGATATCGCGGCACCTGTCGGCGTCGATCTCGGCGTCGAACGCGATCCCGAAATATCGGACCTGATCAAGCGGCTGCAGGCGTTGACCCCGCAGCAGACCCGCGTGCTCGGCATGCTGGCCGAGGGCCTGCTCAACAAGCAGATCGCTTATGAACTCGGCGTCTCCGAAGCGACGATCAAGGCACATGTCTCGGCCATATTGCAGAAGCTCGGCGTCGACAGCCGCACCCAGGCGGTGATCCTGCTGTCCAAGATCGGCAGCGACCCGCTGCAGCCGGCGGGCTGA
- a CDS encoding DUF952 domain-containing protein, protein MSQIIYKITPQAPWREAEANGRFTGAPIDVADGFIHFSTAEQVEETAAKHFSGQTDLLLVAIDGTGLGDALKYEVSRGGALFPHLYGVLDLKSVLWVKPLPLGADGTHQFPALEGQ, encoded by the coding sequence ATGTCACAGATTATCTACAAGATAACTCCGCAAGCGCCTTGGCGCGAGGCCGAAGCCAATGGCCGCTTCACCGGCGCGCCAATCGACGTCGCCGACGGCTTCATCCATTTTTCGACGGCAGAGCAGGTCGAGGAAACCGCGGCCAAGCATTTTTCCGGCCAGACCGACCTTCTGCTGGTCGCCATCGACGGGACCGGCCTGGGCGATGCGCTGAAATACGAAGTCTCGCGCGGCGGCGCGCTGTTTCCGCATCTCTACGGCGTGCTCGACCTGAAGTCGGTGCTGTGGGTCAAGCCGCTGCCGCTCGGTGCCGACGGCACTCACCAGTTCCCGGCCCTGGAAGGGCAATGA